AGTTCGAATATACAGCTTATCTTTACCGTACTAAAAATCAATCGTTGCGAATTTTCTTAACGCCAATCAAAATCGCAAACAACAAAATCCCTTTTTATATTCTCTCTTTTAAAAGAAGGCACTTAACAGTGTAATAAATGGAAAATTTTCCATGTTATTGACGCATATAGATGGAAAAATTTCCATTAATTATGGTATTAAACCCCCAAACATGGAAAATCTTGCGCCAGTTTTCCATGTTTGACCTTTTCAATATATTTTCCTTGATATTTTCCATTAATTAACATATTAAAGCACCAAACATGGAACGTTGAAAGGGTCATCATGGAAGATAAACCCAAATTCCGTCCCAATCCCAAACTGAAAATACTGGATCAGGTTCGCCAGGTACTGCGATACCATCACTACGCCTATCGCACTGAGCACACCTACTGTCACTGGATCAAACGCTACATCTATTACCATGGCGGTAAAACCCACCCCCGGGAATTAAACGAAAAACACATTGAAAGTTTTTTATCGCATCTGGCCGTCGATGTCAATATCGCGGCCTCGACCCAGCGTCAGGCGTTAAATGCCCTGGTGTTTCTTTACCGTGAGGTGCTGGATATCCCGCTGACGGAAAAAATTTCGCCTGCCAGGACCAAAAGAAGCAGGCGTCCGCCAACGGTCCTGACACAACAGGAGGTCCTTCGGGTTCTTGAGCAGATGACCGGCACCAATGCGCTGATGGCCAGACTGATGTATGGCTCCGGCATGCGCCTGATGGAATGCATCCGCCTGCGCATCCATGATGTTGACTTCGGTCAGCGGAAAATTTACGTCCGCGGCGGCAAGGGCGGCAAAGACCGGACCACCCTGCTGCCGGCGGGTATCCAGGAAGAACTCCGACGGCATATTGAACGGGTCAAACAAACACACCGGGAGGACCTTGAAGCGGGTTACGGACGGGTATATCTGCCGGGAGCGCTGGACAGAAAATATCCCAACGCGCCTGCCGAAACCGGTTGGCAGTATGTCTTTCCGGCAAAAGAACTGTCACTGGATCCCCGTTCCGGAGAAAAACGCCGTCACCATGTCATGGAATCCACCCTGCAAAAAGCCATCAAGATGGCGACGCGCCGGGCCGCTATCGACAAACGGGTCTCCAGTCATACCCTGCGGCACAGTTTCGCCACTCACATGCTGGAAAACGGAGTGAATATCCGGGTGCTGCAGGAGCTTCTGGGCCATGCCGATGTGAAAACCACTGAAATATACACCCATGTCATGCGCAAAGATATTGATGATCTGCAAAGTCCGCTGGATCGGTTGCCGGGAGCATCTTAAAGCGTCCTGATCATGGCCCGGAGAAACCGCCTTGGAGGACAGCGCCATTACTTTCCGGTCAGCCATAACAGCAGCGGCAGGCCCAGCAGGGACGCCAGCACGATCAGCCCGGGGAGGCTGATGTAGGCCTTGTACCAGGCGTCTCCCCGGGCATTGGCGGCCCGGGCCTTGGTCAGAAACCAGTTGCCCAGGGCGATACTGACCATCAGGCAGGCAACCATCTTTGCCAGCAGGATGAGATTGGTCATGGGCGTCTTCCTTTGCTATTTCTCGACTGCCGGGGGTGCGCCCGGGAGAGCATCCGGGGGTATTGCCGGGGGTGCGGCCGGAGCAGCCGGAGCAGCCATCAATTCGGACGGCTTTTTCATGATCAGCTCGGCCTGGAAGTCGGACAGGGTGAAGACCGACTTGTTTTCCGAGGAAAGCCCGGCATAACCGTTTTTCTCTTTATCCGCCCCGGCAAACAGGGAAAGGGTGTAGGTCTTTTTACCGGCCAGGGTAATCGTATAGGCCGGGTTCTTCAGGTCATTTTCCGACCCTTCCGGCAGATACCCGCTGCCTTTAAGAGCGGACAACTCACCGAGCAGCTTGTCGATCCGGGCCGGGTCCGGCGGCGACTGGCCGTCAGCAGTCTTCCAGACCGGCTTCTGTTCCGCGGGCGGTGTTGCTGCCGGCGCTACCTCCCCCTCCTCAGCGACCGGAGCCGGCGCCGCTACCGGCTGTTTTTCCAGTTCCAGCTTCTCGCCGGCCATGTCGATGGCGATCCGCTGGATCTCCTGCCGGTCAAAGGCCAGAACCGTCTTGTCCCGCAGGGCCTGGGCGTCCTTGTCAAACGTGTCGTGAATGCTGCCGCCGGCATGATAGACATTGGGGTCCTGCCCGATCCGGACGAAGGTGTGGTTGTAGGAAGATGCGCGCTTGCCCACCGCCAGTTCCCGGACCGCGGTTTTATCCCCGGACCGGGCGGTCACCAGCAGGGCCTTGGCTTCGGAAAGATCATAGCGGTCGTAGTCTTTTGATTCAGATACCAGGGCGGTCAGGGCCAGACCGGAAAGCGCCTCCAGCATGCCCTTGACCTGGGCCTCATCCGCCGGATACCCGCCGGCGGCAAGGCACCAGCGGCCGTCGACTTTTTCCAGGGTCACCACTTCCCGCCCGGGCCGGCGGATGTCGATGGCGGTGATGGCCGCCTGTTCCACCGGTTTGACATCCGGCAACTGGTAGTTGACGCGGTCCCTGTCTTTAAGATAGAGATACAGGCAGGCGCCGATAATTACCGCCAAAAGAATCAGGTACTCTTTTTTCAGCATGATCTCTCCTTCTTTTCCGGCCGGCTGGTCATACCGCTATTTTGAAAAAAGCATGCGAATTTGCCGTTTTCTGGACAACCGCCTGGCCCATACCAGACATCCCAGGACGATCACCAGCACCGGCAGTCCGGCAATGTTGCCCCATTTGATCAGGGAACGGACCGGGGCGGCGGTTTCATTGATGGGGTTATAGGCCTGCCGTTTGCTTCTCAACTGGGCGATCTTATCACGGTGGTTAAGCGTGTCCAGCAGGTTCATGATAAATACGGCGTTGGGCGTCCGGCCTTCCACATCCAGCATGTGATCATACAGCATCTGGGATGAACCCATGACAAATATTCTGGCGCGCTTTCCCTTGGCGATGACCTGGCCGCTGGCCGCCACCGGCCGGGCCTTTTCGCCGCCGGCCTTGTTTGTTTCCGCGTCCAGGTTTTCCTCCGTGATGGCCGGGTCTTCCTTTACCGGTACCGGCTTGCCGGCAAAATAGCTGGGGAACTCCCCTTCCAGCAGGCAGGCCAGGGGGAAGCTTTTCCGCTCCGCGTCCGGTGAGGGCGGCGGCATGAACATGGCGTTCAGGGAAACCGGGCCCTGGTGCTCCCAGGACCGCTTGCTGGAGGAGAAAAGCGTGGTGGCGGTGATACCGTTGGCTTTCAGCGTCTCGGTCTGCAGTTCCAGCGGCGAAACACTGACCGCCACCAGTCCCTTGATGTTCTTCATGAAGGCGGGCTGATTGTTGATGGTTTCATTTTTAATCAGCGGGGCGATATATAAAGATTCCTCCCCATCTCCTGTCCGGGGATCCGCCGGACGCTTGAAGCATTCTTCGTCCAGGATTGTCGTCGGCCTGATTTTAACACCGTAATGGGCCAGAAGGTTTTCCAGGCCGGTGGAGACGGGAACGGACCGGGGCTGGGCATAGGCCGCCGGCTGACCTTCGGGATAGACCTCCTGGAACTGGTTGAGAAAAATCGCCAGGTTCCTGCCGCGCATCAGGTACTGGTCGATCTGGAACAGTTCATAATCGGTAAACGGCTCGGTGGGGCTGGCGATGATAAGACATTCGACGGACTCCCGTCCCAGGTCGTCACCGGCGGGATCGATGTTGAGCCAGGAATAGCTGCGGCCCGTGAGCTGGCGCAGGTTGATGAGGCTGTCATCGGCGACCGGCTGCTGGCCGAACATGTTGGGCGTGTTGGCGTTGGGCGCGCCGTGGCCGGCCAGGTAACCGAGATCGTCATTGATGCCGACCAGGGATTCCAGGGACTGATCGATCTGCGCCGACATGTCTTTTTCGTCGGGAAGAGAATAACGCGTGCCGAAAAAAGGCAGGTTCATCACGTTCAGCAGGGGCAGTGTGGCGGTGCGGCCCTGGTAGCGCATAACCAGGCCGATGACGCCCTGGCCGGCGGCGATGGGGGCCATGTCCGGCTCGGCGATTTCCGGCCACTCCAGCCGGATCAGATCCAGGTTTTTGATTTCCTCCTCGCGGCCGGTCGCCTTGACCGGATCGACCACTTCATAATCCAGTTTACCGGCCAGCCGGTCGTTCATGCCGGCCACGACCTTGCCGACGCTGTCCGGCAGCCCGGCCAGGTCCTTGAGCCCCATGTAGGGCGCGACCGGATACAGGGAAGACGACAGCACCAGGGAAATATTGATCTTGCCCGGCAGTCCGGCGAAGGCGCTGACCTTGTCGGCCAGCTTGCGGATAGCGGTGGTGATCTGGTACTCCAGGCCGTCGGTGCTTCTTATGGGGGTGACCTTCTCCACCATATCCCCGTAAATGATCACCAGCCCCATGTAGGCTTTTTTCACTTTGACTTCATCGGCTTCTATGTTCTGGACCTGAACGGGAAAAACACCGTAATCCTCGGCCAGTTTCTGGTCGGCCGACACCAGGGAATCTTCCTGGCCGTCCCGGGAGGTGACATTGTAAAACTGGTAATTGAAGTTTTTGCCGGCGCCGGCGGCATACTCCTCCATCAGGTCATGGAGGTACTGCTCGGTGATGTTGTGGGGCGCCGGCAGGTCCCGGGTAAAAAAAATCTTGATGGTCAGCGGCTCGGATATCCGCGCCAGGGTCTCCCTGGAAGCCGTCGACAGGGAGTACTTGTTGTCGGCCGTCAGGTCCAGGCGAAAGAAGAGAGTGACGCCGACAATATTGACCAGCACCACCGCCAGGCAGTAAAGCGCGAATTTGACGTACGGTTGTATTTTCGACTGGGTTGTCTTCATGGACACGCTCCTTACTGTTTTTCACACAGGGCCAGATAGGCCGCGTACAGGCTGATAAAAACGATACTGGAGAAATAGAGCAGATCCCGGCTGTCCAGAACGCCTTTGGCGATGCTGTCAAAATGGGATCGAACGGACAGGAACTGGACCACGTCCAGTGCCGGGCCGGGCAGAAAGAACAGCGCGAAATCCAGCATGGTCAACCCGAAGCAGACGGCTGCCGCCAGGATGAAAGCGATGATCTGGTTCCGGGTCAGGGAGGAGACGAACAGGCCGATGGAAGAAAAGGCCGTGCCCAGCAGCACGGCGCCGATATAGCCGCCGATCACCGGCGCCCACTCCAGATCACCGGTTAAGGAAACGGACAGGGCGTAAACAATGGTCGGCATCAGCATCACCGTAATGAAAGCGGCGGCGGCGGCGAGCTTGGCGATCAGGATCTGCGTCAGGGTCACCGGCAGGGTCAGCAGCATCTCGTAAGAGCCGGTGTTGTATTCCTCGGAAAAAAGTTTCATGGTGACGGCGGGCGCGATAAAGGAAAACATGTACGGCAGCATTTCAAAAAAATAGGTCAGGGACGCCTGCCCGCGGAGAAAATAGGTGGAAAAAAAAAACCAGCCCGTGATCATCAGAAAAATAGCGATGACGATATAGGCGATGGGCGAGACAAAATACGTCTTGAACTCTTTGACGAACATGTTCCGGATCTGGGTCATGTCAACTCTCCCGGGTCAGTTTTCTGAAGATGTTTTCAAGACTGGGCGTTTCGCTGTAAAACTCCAGCAGATCCCAGTCCTGACGGCGGATGCGGGCATAAATTTCCCGTCGCGGATCGGAGCCGGCCCGGCACCGGAGCTGCAGCCGGAGTTCACCGGCGGCCTGACCGGTCTCGGCGGGCGGCGCCTCCCGGATATCGCTCACTTCGCGGACCTCTGCCAGTGCCGGCCGAACCGCTTCCATGACGGCGCCGGTCAGCGTCAGGTGGATATAATAGTCCTGGGACGCTTTCTGCTTCAGGGCGGCGGTAGGCTCGTCGGCCACGATCTTTCCCTTGTCGATGATAACGATGCGATCGCAGGTGGCCTCGGCCTCGCTCAGGATATGGGTGGAAAAAATGATGGTTTTCGCCTGGCCGATCCGCCGGATGATGTCCCGGATTTCCACGATCTGGTTGGGATCCAGGCCGGAGGTCGGCTCATCGAGTACCAGCACTTCCGGGTCGTTGATCAGGGCGTGAGCCAGGCCCACCCGCTGTTTGTAACCCTTGGACAGTTCCGCCACCGGCTGATGCATGACCTCGCCCAGGGCGCACATGTCGGCCATGGCGCGGATCCGGTCAAGCCGTTTGCTGCGATCAACGCCCCGCAGCCCGGCGACATAGTCCAGGTAGTCGTACACCAGCATGTCCGGGTACAGGGGGGCCGATTCCGGCAGGTAGCCCATCAGCCGCTTGATCGCCAGCATGTCGGTGTCCACGGAAAGGTCCCTGACGCGGATCGAACCCGAAGTAGGCCTCAGAAAACCGGTCAGCATCCGCAAGGTGGTGGTCTTGCCGGCGCCGTTGGGCCCCAGCAGGCCGAGGATCTCTCCCTGTTGAATGTTCAGATTAATGTGGTTGACCGCGCAGACATCATCATAATAGCGCGTCAGGTTTTCGACCTGTATCATCTTCCGCTCCTTTTCCGAACCCGCGACAAAACGGCCGGATGTTTCGCGATGGGTTGATCCGATTCTGCCTGCCGGGGGCAGGCGCCCCCCCGGACGTGGAAAATAGTTAATCATTGTCCGCCGGGATGTCAAGGGGGAGAAAATGATAAAACGGGTTACGCCTTTCCCGCGCCCACCAGCCGGGCAAAATGTTCAAACGAACGGTCATAGGTTCTTTCCGCCTCATCCGGGAAGCAGCACCCCGGCAGTTGCCGCATCTTCAGATGATATTGAAGGCACTCACAGCAGGCGCCCTTGCGCGGGCAGGGGTCGTATGAGCAGTTGCAATGTTTCAAGTTCTTTGATTGATGGCATTCCATGATTTCCTCCTCGATCCGTTGTCTCTGAAATATTTTCAAAATGATCATCAGGGGCCTCATTTTGCGGCGACCATATCACAGCCGGAAAAATATTGACAGACAAGGCCGGTATCTGTATAAACAATTTCAATAAAAACAAAATCTTATGCTTCGAGGTCAACGTGTTCATCGACCGTTTCATCGCCGCCCGGCTGAAGGCGCCTCAGGATTCCTTTGAGGAAGCGTTTCTCTCGGAACTGCTGATCAGCGAAAAACTCCGGCTGACGATTCTGTCCGGGCTGTTTTCCCTGACCGCCGTCGGCGTTTATTTTTCCCCCGATTTCTTTAAAATCCAGTTCCCGCTCCAGGGCGCCCTTCACGGTCTTCCCCTTCACAAGTGGGTGGCCGGCTTCTGGGCCCTGGTGGCGCTGTATGAATTTTTCGTCAGTCGCCTGTTCGCCCTGCTGAAAAAAAACAACCGCCAGCCGCCCACCGGCGCGCTTTACATGAACGCCATTGTCGAAGCCGCCATCCCCACCGGTTGCCTGCATATCGCCTCCCGGCACCTGGGCGCCGACGCCCTGCTCACGCCCCTGCCGTTTGTCTATTTCATCTTTATCGCCCTTTCGGCCCTGCGGCTGAACTTTATGATTTCCCTGGTCATGGGACTGGTGGCCAGCGTCGGCTATGGCTGGGTCGCCCTGGACATTCTGGCGGGGCAGCCGGTCACCGGCTGTTTTTCCGCCATGAGCGCCCTTTATATTTACACGGCCAAAAGCGGGGTCCTGCTGATCGTCGGGATGACCGCCGGATTCGTGGGATCGCAGATTCGCCGTCGGGTAGTCGGGGTGATGGAGGCCGCCCAGGAGCAGAACCGGATCGAAAAAATTTTCGGCCAGCACGTTTCTCCCGAACTGGTCGAACGGCTTCTGTCCGGGGAGATGGAGATGGAAAGCGAAACGCGTCAGGTCTGCGTCCTGTTCCTTGATATCCGCGGATTTACCAATTTTTCCCACGCCAATACCCCGGAAGCGGTGGTGGCGTACCTGAACACCCTGTTTGACGAAATGATCACCATCATCAACCGGCATCACGGCATCATCAACAAATTCCTGGGTGACGGGTTCATGGCGATTTTCGGGGCCCCGGTTTCAACCGGCGACATTCACCGGAACGCGGTCCGGGCGGCCCTGGAGATCACGGCCTGGGTCGACCGGGAAACCGCCGCCGACCGGATCCCGCCGACCCGCACCGGCATCGGGATCCATGCCGGCGAAGTCGTCACCGGCCACGTGGGCTCGGAACTGCGGAAGGAGTACACCGTCATCGGCGACGCGGTCAACCTGGCGTCGCGGATCGAAAGCCTCAACAAGACCTACGGCACCCGTATCCTGGTGTCGGAAACCGTGTGGGCAGCGGTCCGGGATGAGGTCAGGTCGACCGGTGAATTCGGCCCCGTTCAGGTCAAGGGACGGAGCGAGCCGATTAAGGTGTATGCGCTGGCCTGACACCTCACCGGACATCACGATTTTCAATTCTTGCTAATCAGGCAGAGGCAATCTGATAGATTACCGGGCGATATGAGGGCTGCGGAATGGGCTTACCGTTTGCCTTTGCCGCCTCCAGCCATGCCCTTTTGGCAAGTTGAACTTCTCGCAATGCGGCGTCAGGTGTCTCTCCGAATGCGGAGCAAGCCTCAAGATCAGGAATATCAGCGATATATCCACCGTCATCATCTGAATAAAAAATATTGATGTGATAATCCCGCATTATGTCTCCTCCAGCGTGAGGTTGTGTTTTTCAACCAGTTTCAGAAACTGTCGAACCTGATAGGGTTTTGCCTGACCTTTGACTTCCTGAAGATTAACCAGTTCGGGGATGTCGGGTCTGGTTAAAATATGATGGCTGCCTTCAATCCTGGATATTTCAAAACCAAATCCCGCAGCAAGATTTATCATATCAGAAAATCTGATATTTTTCGACCCACCGATAATTTTTTCCAGTAGTTTTCTTCTGTTCATTTGGGGCCTTGTCCCGTATTCACCCACGCCCGCACCTTTTCAGCCACGTCCTCGGGGAGCTCGGCCGAGTTCTCGGCCGTGGGGAAGCGGCCGGCGACGACATCGTCCACATAGGCCGCGAAAATTTCCTCGTAGCGTTGGCCCAGGGCGTCATAGGCCTTGGCGTGTTTGAAGATGCGGGCGGACAGCCCGAGGATGTCGCAGTAGACCTGGACCTGGCCGTCGCAAAAACGGCCGGCGCCGATACCGATGGTGGCCATGGCCGTCAGGGCGGTAATCTCTCTGGCCAGCAGCTCCGGGATCAGCTCGAACACCACCATGGCCGCGCCGGCCCGC
The sequence above is drawn from the Thermodesulfobacteriota bacterium genome and encodes:
- a CDS encoding integron integrase, with the translated sequence MEDKPKFRPNPKLKILDQVRQVLRYHHYAYRTEHTYCHWIKRYIYYHGGKTHPRELNEKHIESFLSHLAVDVNIAASTQRQALNALVFLYREVLDIPLTEKISPARTKRSRRPPTVLTQQEVLRVLEQMTGTNALMARLMYGSGMRLMECIRLRIHDVDFGQRKIYVRGGKGGKDRTTLLPAGIQEELRRHIERVKQTHREDLEAGYGRVYLPGALDRKYPNAPAETGWQYVFPAKELSLDPRSGEKRRHHVMESTLQKAIKMATRRAAIDKRVSSHTLRHSFATHMLENGVNIRVLQELLGHADVKTTEIYTHVMRKDIDDLQSPLDRLPGAS
- a CDS encoding DUF4340 domain-containing protein is translated as MLKKEYLILLAVIIGACLYLYLKDRDRVNYQLPDVKPVEQAAITAIDIRRPGREVVTLEKVDGRWCLAAGGYPADEAQVKGMLEALSGLALTALVSESKDYDRYDLSEAKALLVTARSGDKTAVRELAVGKRASSYNHTFVRIGQDPNVYHAGGSIHDTFDKDAQALRDKTVLAFDRQEIQRIAIDMAGEKLELEKQPVAAPAPVAEEGEVAPAATPPAEQKPVWKTADGQSPPDPARIDKLLGELSALKGSGYLPEGSENDLKNPAYTITLAGKKTYTLSLFAGADKEKNGYAGLSSENKSVFTLSDFQAELIMKKPSELMAAPAAPAAPPAIPPDALPGAPPAVEK
- a CDS encoding Gldg family protein, whose product is MKTTQSKIQPYVKFALYCLAVVLVNIVGVTLFFRLDLTADNKYSLSTASRETLARISEPLTIKIFFTRDLPAPHNITEQYLHDLMEEYAAGAGKNFNYQFYNVTSRDGQEDSLVSADQKLAEDYGVFPVQVQNIEADEVKVKKAYMGLVIIYGDMVEKVTPIRSTDGLEYQITTAIRKLADKVSAFAGLPGKINISLVLSSSLYPVAPYMGLKDLAGLPDSVGKVVAGMNDRLAGKLDYEVVDPVKATGREEEIKNLDLIRLEWPEIAEPDMAPIAAGQGVIGLVMRYQGRTATLPLLNVMNLPFFGTRYSLPDEKDMSAQIDQSLESLVGINDDLGYLAGHGAPNANTPNMFGQQPVADDSLINLRQLTGRSYSWLNIDPAGDDLGRESVECLIIASPTEPFTDYELFQIDQYLMRGRNLAIFLNQFQEVYPEGQPAAYAQPRSVPVSTGLENLLAHYGVKIRPTTILDEECFKRPADPRTGDGEESLYIAPLIKNETINNQPAFMKNIKGLVAVSVSPLELQTETLKANGITATTLFSSSKRSWEHQGPVSLNAMFMPPPSPDAERKSFPLACLLEGEFPSYFAGKPVPVKEDPAITEENLDAETNKAGGEKARPVAASGQVIAKGKRARIFVMGSSQMLYDHMLDVEGRTPNAVFIMNLLDTLNHRDKIAQLRSKRQAYNPINETAAPVRSLIKWGNIAGLPVLVIVLGCLVWARRLSRKRQIRMLFSK
- a CDS encoding ABC transporter permease subunit gives rise to the protein MTQIRNMFVKEFKTYFVSPIAYIVIAIFLMITGWFFFSTYFLRGQASLTYFFEMLPYMFSFIAPAVTMKLFSEEYNTGSYEMLLTLPVTLTQILIAKLAAAAAFITVMLMPTIVYALSVSLTGDLEWAPVIGGYIGAVLLGTAFSSIGLFVSSLTRNQIIAFILAAAVCFGLTMLDFALFFLPGPALDVVQFLSVRSHFDSIAKGVLDSRDLLYFSSIVFISLYAAYLALCEKQ
- a CDS encoding ATP-binding cassette domain-containing protein, translated to MIQVENLTRYYDDVCAVNHINLNIQQGEILGLLGPNGAGKTTTLRMLTGFLRPTSGSIRVRDLSVDTDMLAIKRLMGYLPESAPLYPDMLVYDYLDYVAGLRGVDRSKRLDRIRAMADMCALGEVMHQPVAELSKGYKQRVGLAHALINDPEVLVLDEPTSGLDPNQIVEIRDIIRRIGQAKTIIFSTHILSEAEATCDRIVIIDKGKIVADEPTAALKQKASQDYYIHLTLTGAVMEAVRPALAEVREVSDIREAPPAETGQAAGELRLQLRCRAGSDPRREIYARIRRQDWDLLEFYSETPSLENIFRKLTRES
- a CDS encoding DUF6485 family protein, translated to MECHQSKNLKHCNCSYDPCPRKGACCECLQYHLKMRQLPGCCFPDEAERTYDRSFEHFARLVGAGKA
- a CDS encoding adenylate/guanylate cyclase domain-containing protein: MTDKAGICINNFNKNKILCFEVNVFIDRFIAARLKAPQDSFEEAFLSELLISEKLRLTILSGLFSLTAVGVYFSPDFFKIQFPLQGALHGLPLHKWVAGFWALVALYEFFVSRLFALLKKNNRQPPTGALYMNAIVEAAIPTGCLHIASRHLGADALLTPLPFVYFIFIALSALRLNFMISLVMGLVASVGYGWVALDILAGQPVTGCFSAMSALYIYTAKSGVLLIVGMTAGFVGSQIRRRVVGVMEAAQEQNRIEKIFGQHVSPELVERLLSGEMEMESETRQVCVLFLDIRGFTNFSHANTPEAVVAYLNTLFDEMITIINRHHGIINKFLGDGFMAIFGAPVSTGDIHRNAVRAALEITAWVDRETAADRIPPTRTGIGIHAGEVVTGHVGSELRKEYTVIGDAVNLASRIESLNKTYGTRILVSETVWAAVRDEVRSTGEFGPVQVKGRSEPIKVYALA
- a CDS encoding type II toxin-antitoxin system HicB family antitoxin; protein product: MRDYHINIFYSDDDGGYIADIPDLEACSAFGETPDAALREVQLAKRAWLEAAKANGKPIPQPSYRPVIYQIASA
- a CDS encoding type II toxin-antitoxin system HicA family toxin; the protein is MNRRKLLEKIIGGSKNIRFSDMINLAAGFGFEISRIEGSHHILTRPDIPELVNLQEVKGQAKPYQVRQFLKLVEKHNLTLEET